The Lentzea guizhouensis genome contains a region encoding:
- the aspS gene encoding aspartate--tRNA ligase: protein MLRTHEAGSLRAEHAGQSVTLTGWVARRRDHGGVIFIDLRDASGVAQVVFREGEMAERAHRLRSEYVIKVTGEVSKRPEGSENPELPTGAIEVYVSDLEVLNEAAPLPFQVESDVEPGEEARLKHRYLDLRRATPAKAIRLRSEVSRIAREVLHSEKFVEVETPTLTRSTPEGARDFLVPARLRPGSWYALPQSPQLFKQLLMVGGLERYYQIARCYRDEDFRADRQPEFTQLDIEMSFVEQDDVIALTEKLLAAIWKETKGVELPLPFRRISYAEAMAKYGSDKPDLRFDLELTELTEYFKDTTFRVFQAPYVGAVVMPGGASQPRRTLDGWQEFAKQRGHKGLAYVLVGEDGTLGGPVAKNLTDAERDGLAKAVGANPGDCIFFAAGEARDARALLGAARVEIASRVQLIDENAWAFAWVVDFPMFEAVDKLEAGDVAVGGGKWTALHHAFTSPTPEWVDNFESDPGNALAYAYDVILNGNELGGGSIRIHRADVQQRAFNVMGIGAEEAQEKFGFLLDAFKYGAPPHGGIALGWDRLCMLLAGVDSIREVIAFPKSGGGFDPLTAAPAPITALQRKEAGVDAKPDQKG, encoded by the coding sequence GTGTTGCGCACGCACGAGGCCGGGTCACTCCGGGCCGAGCACGCCGGGCAGTCCGTCACCCTCACCGGGTGGGTCGCTCGCCGGCGGGATCACGGCGGTGTCATCTTCATCGACCTGCGTGACGCGAGCGGCGTGGCCCAGGTCGTGTTCCGCGAGGGCGAGATGGCCGAGCGCGCGCACCGGTTGCGCAGCGAGTACGTCATCAAGGTCACCGGCGAGGTGAGCAAGCGGCCGGAGGGCAGCGAGAACCCCGAGCTGCCCACGGGTGCGATCGAGGTCTACGTGAGCGACCTCGAGGTGCTCAACGAGGCCGCGCCGCTGCCGTTCCAGGTCGAGAGCGACGTCGAGCCGGGTGAGGAGGCGCGTCTCAAGCACCGCTACCTCGACCTGCGCCGCGCCACCCCGGCCAAGGCCATCCGGCTGCGCAGCGAGGTCAGCCGCATCGCCCGCGAGGTGCTGCACTCCGAGAAGTTCGTCGAGGTCGAGACCCCGACCCTGACCCGGTCGACGCCCGAGGGCGCGCGTGACTTCCTGGTGCCCGCCCGCCTGCGTCCCGGTTCCTGGTACGCGCTGCCGCAGTCGCCGCAGCTGTTCAAGCAGCTGCTGATGGTCGGTGGCCTGGAGCGGTACTACCAGATCGCGCGCTGCTACCGCGACGAGGACTTCCGCGCCGACCGCCAGCCGGAGTTCACCCAGCTCGACATCGAGATGAGCTTCGTCGAGCAGGACGACGTCATCGCGCTCACCGAGAAGCTGCTGGCCGCCATCTGGAAGGAGACCAAGGGCGTCGAGCTGCCGCTGCCGTTCCGCCGCATCTCCTACGCCGAGGCGATGGCGAAGTACGGCTCCGACAAGCCGGACCTGCGCTTCGACCTGGAGCTGACCGAGCTCACCGAGTACTTCAAGGACACGACGTTCCGCGTGTTCCAGGCGCCGTACGTCGGTGCCGTCGTCATGCCCGGCGGCGCCTCGCAGCCCCGCCGCACGCTCGACGGCTGGCAGGAGTTCGCCAAGCAGCGCGGGCACAAGGGCCTCGCCTACGTGCTGGTGGGCGAGGACGGCACGCTGGGCGGCCCGGTCGCGAAGAACCTCACCGACGCCGAGCGCGACGGCCTGGCCAAGGCCGTGGGCGCCAACCCCGGCGACTGCATCTTCTTCGCCGCCGGTGAGGCCCGCGACGCCCGTGCCCTGCTCGGCGCCGCCCGCGTGGAGATCGCCAGCCGCGTGCAGCTGATCGACGAGAACGCCTGGGCCTTCGCCTGGGTCGTCGACTTCCCGATGTTCGAGGCCGTCGACAAGCTCGAGGCGGGCGACGTCGCGGTCGGCGGCGGCAAGTGGACCGCGCTGCACCACGCGTTCACCTCGCCGACCCCGGAGTGGGTCGACAACTTCGAGTCCGACCCCGGCAACGCGCTGGCCTACGCCTACGACGTGATCCTCAACGGCAACGAGCTCGGCGGCGGCTCCATCCGTATCCACCGGGCCGACGTGCAGCAGCGCGCGTTCAACGTCATGGGCATCGGCGCCGAGGAGGCGCAGGAGAAGTTCGGCTTCCTGCTCGACGCGTTCAAGTACGGCGCCCCGCCCCACGGCGGCATCGCGCTGGGCTGGGACCGCCTGTGCATGCTGCTCGCGGGTGTCGACTCGATCCGCGAGGTGATCGCGTTCCCGAAGAGCGGCGGCGGGTTCGACCCGTTGACCGCGGCTCCGGCGCCGATCACGGCGTTGCAGCGCAAGGAAGCGGGCGTGGACGCGAAGCCGGACCAGAAGGGCTGA